From the Methanobacterium sp. CWC-01 genome, the window CCATACCTGCACTCCCAATCCTTATATAAAAGATGTTAGAATCACCAGTGTCTACGATATTCCCCAATGGATAGAAAACAGTCATCAAGTTATTAGTCTGGGAGGATAGGATGGATTCAGCCCTGATAATAATAGATAAACCTCCTTATGGCTGGGAGGATGCATTCAGTGGTTATTATGTGGCCATTGCTTGTCTTAATCGTGATTTTGATGCCGATGTATTTCTAGTAGGAGATGGGGTGTATGCCGCTCTGGAAAATCAAAAATCACAGGAAACCCTCAAGTTTCCCAACGTGGGAGAATTAGCCTACCTAGTATTCCCGGAAGGAAGTATATTCGTTCATAAGGATTCAATGGAGAAAAGAGGCATATCAGGGAAAGAATTAGTTGAATC encodes:
- a CDS encoding DsrE family protein, with protein sequence MDSALIIIDKPPYGWEDAFSGYYVAIACLNRDFDADVFLVGDGVYAALENQKSQETLKFPNVGELAYLVFPEGSIFVHKDSMEKRGISGKELVESAQVIDDGELFEILESKMGKTAFIKF